One window from the genome of Salvelinus namaycush isolate Seneca chromosome 19, SaNama_1.0, whole genome shotgun sequence encodes:
- the prmt2 gene encoding LOW QUALITY PROTEIN: protein arginine N-methyltransferase 2 (The sequence of the model RefSeq protein was modified relative to this genomic sequence to represent the inferred CDS: substituted 2 bases at 2 genomic stop codons) has protein sequence MRSKPRSALSFRAGDRLLVHTKTSADWWWAELGGLCGNVPXNKVWRRTPQRTPQDPWQDEEYFGSYGTLRLQLEMLSDRARTEAYRQVILTNSAPVTGKVVMDLGCGTGVISLFCARLAQPKAVYALEASSIAEHTETLVRQNGCEEVVTVFQGRAEELELPGTVDILISEWMGNCLLALDYYTERMGFWEQPYGLDFTALQKDPKLGSLAQSEFFSRPRFSHLLQPEDCLATPCDVITLDMLMLHVTDLEKLRGQFTFIVEKAGTFHGFTSWFRVQFQSLERDKTTLELDTGPYSEPTHXKQTLFMLDGPISLLSGETVSGIILLHRNPIWRRHMTVEHQQHRGNRKLHGKYPLSFRGES, from the exons ATGCGCTCCAAGCCACGCTCCGCG CTGAGTTTCAGAGCTGGAGACAGGTTACTGGTCCACACCAAGACGTCAGCTGACTGGTGGTGGGCAGAGTTAGGAGGCCTCTGTGGCAACGTTCC CTAAaacaaggtgtggaggaggaCACCTCAGAGGACACCTCAGGACCCCTGGCAGGATGAAGAGTACTTTGGCAGCTATGGAACACTG AGGCTTCAACTGGAGATGCTGAGTGACCGAGCGAGGACGGAGGCGTACCGCCAGGTGATTCTGACCAACAGCGCCCCCGTCACGGGGAAGGTGGTTATGGACCTGGGCTGTGGCACCGGAGTCATCAGCCTCTTCTGTGCCCGCCTGGCCCAGCCCAAAGCT GTGTATGCATTGGAGGCCAGCTCCATAGCAGAACACACTGAGACCCTGGTGAGGCAGAACGGCTGTGAGGAGGTTGTGACAGTCTTCCAGGGTCGGGCTGAGGAGCTGGAGCTACCAGGCACAGTAGACATCCTGATCTCAGAGTGGATGGGCAACTGTCTGCTG GCCCTGGACTACTACACAGAGAGGATGGGCTTCTGGGAGCAGCCCTACGGACTGGACTTCACTGCCCTCCAGAAAGATCCAAAGCTGGG ATCCCTGGCCCAGTCAGAGTTCTTCTCCAGGCCCAGGTTCAGCCACCTCCTCCAGCCTGAAGACTGCCTGGCCACCCCCTGTGATGTCATCACTCTGGACATGCTCATGCTGCATGTTACAGATCTAGAG AAGCTGAGGGGCCAGTTTACCTTCATCGTGGAAAAGGCCGGGACATTCCACGGGTTCACTTCCTGGTTCAGAGTTCAGTTCCAGAGCCTGGAGAGAGACAAAACCACATTGGAGTTAGACACTGGGCCCTACTCTGA GCCAACCCACTAGAAGCAGACTCTGTTCATGCTGGACGGGCCGATCTCGCTGCTCAGTGGAGAGACGGTGTCTGGAATCATTCTTCTACACCGGAACCCCATCTGGAGACGTCACATGACTGTGGAGCATCAGCAGCACAGAGGAAACAGGAAACTGCATGGCAAGTATCCTCTATCTTTTAGGGGTGAATCGTAA